One Halichoerus grypus chromosome 1, mHalGry1.hap1.1, whole genome shotgun sequence genomic region harbors:
- the PLPP2 gene encoding phospholipid phosphatase 2 isoform X3 yields the protein MAGVTVTATIILVSAGEAYLVYTDRLYSRSDFNNYVAAVYKVLGTFLFGAAVSQSLTDLAKYMIGRLRPNFLAVCDPDWSRVNCSIYVQVERVCRGNPTDVTESRLSFYSGHSSFGMYCMMFLALYVQARLCWKWARLLRPTVQFFLLAFALYVGYTRVSDHKHHWSDVLVGLLQGALVAILTVRYISDFFKSRPPQRCLEEEELGRKPSLALTLTLGEADRNHYGYPVSSS from the exons ATGGCTGGGGTCACCGTCACGGCCACCATCATCCTT GTCTCAGCCGGGGAGGCCTACCTGGTGTACACAGACCGCCTCTATTCCCGCTCCGACTTCAACAACTATGTGGCCGCCGTCTACAAGGTGCTGGGCACCTTCCTGTTTGGGGCTGCCGTGAGTCAGTCGCTGACAGACCTGGCCAAGTACATGATCGGCCGCCTGCGGCCCAACTTCCTGGCGGTGTGTGACCCTGATTGGAGTCGCGTCAACTGCTCCATCTACGTGCAGGTGGAGAGGGTGTGCAGGGGAAACCCCACCGACGTCACCGAGTCCAG GCTGTCTTTCTATTCCGGACACTCCTCCTTCGGGATGTACTGCATGATGTTCTTGGCG CTGTACGTGCAGGCGCGGCTCTGCTGGAAGTGGGCGAGGCTCCTGCGGCCCACGGTGCAGTTCTTCCTGCTGGCCTTCGCACTCTACGTTGGCTACACCCGCGTGTCTGACCACAAGcaccactggagtgatgtcctcGTTGGCCTCCTGCAGGGGGCGCTCGTGGCCATCCTCACC GTTCGCTACATCTCTGACTTCTTCAAGTCCCGGCCTCCACAGcgctgcctggaggaggaggagctgggacGGAAGCCCAGCCTGGCACTGACGCTGACCCTGGGTGAGGCTGACCGCAACCACTATGGGTACCCGGTCTCCTCCTCCTGA
- the MIER2 gene encoding mesoderm induction early response protein 2 isoform X3, translating to MAEASSLERQSPGVASCLAHSLCPGEPSLQTAAVVSMGSADHQFNLVEILSQNYGIREQCEQAAGDPEKPEGELEKDFIAQSSDMPLDELLALYGYEASDPISERESEGSDSAANLPDMTLDKEQIAKDLLSGEEEEETQSSADDLTPSVTSHEASDLFPNRSGSCFLANADKEPSSSTSSDTEEDPLPANKCKKEIMVGPQFQADLSSLQLDRHGEKLYENDDQLLWDPNILPEREVEEFLYRAVKRRWHEMAGSQLPEGESVKDSEQALYELVKCNFNAEEALRRLRFNVKVIRDGFCAWSEEECRNFEHGFRVHGKNFHLIQANKVRTRSVGECVEYYYLWKKSERYDYFSQQTRLGRRKYGPSGATDADQDLDGSDPDGTGRPRSSPPLPPAADSLGSEQDPLARMHTEPLSVDSAAGSLSEPGESSDSLPSSEPGPCPFQQLDTLPAVPLPRRPPALAEPAFYPPATAPPEPGSSPRLAVDLTLPGALPEELPLISSRVDVNGEPEEAVAPAQVALSVTEFGLIGIGDVNPFLAAHPACPAPGLHSEPLSQ from the exons GCCTCCTCACTGGAAAGGCAGAGCCCTGGCGTGGCCTCCTGCCTCGCTCACAGCCTGTGCCCGGGGGAGCCCAGCTTGCAGACCGCAGCAG TGGTGTCCATGGGCTCTGCAGACCATCAGTTCAACCTCGTAGAGATCCTGTCCCAGAACTACGGCATCCGGGAGCAGTGCGAGCAGGCCGCGGGAGACCCAGAGAAGCCCgagggggagctggagaaggaCTTCATTGCCCAG AGCAGCGACATGCCCCTCGATGAGCTGCTGGCCCTCTATGGTTATGAGGCGTCAGACCCCATCTCGGAGCGGGAGAGCGAGGGCAGTGACAGCGCAGCCAACCTCCCGGACATGACCCTGGACAAG GAACAAATAGCGAAGGATTTGCTttcaggggaagaagaggaagagacacagtCGTCAGCCGATGACCTGACCCCGTCTGTGACCTCCCATGAGGCCTCTGACCTTTTTCCTAACCGGAGTGGAT CCTGCTTCCTGGCTAATGCAGACAAAGAGCCTAGCTCCTCCACCTCTTCCGACACAGAGGAGGACCCTCTTCCTGCCAACAAATGTAAGAAG GAGATCATGGTTGGGCCTCAGTTCCAAGCCGACCTCAGCAGCCTGCAGTTGGACCGCCATGGTGAGAAAC TCTATGAGAATGACGACCAGCTGCTCTGGGACCCCAACATCCTCCCCGAGAGGGAGGTGGAGGAGTTCCTGTACCGGGCAGTGAAACGGAGGTGGCACGAGATGGCTGGGTCGCAGCTCCCGGAGGGAGAATCAGTGAAAGACAGTGAGCAG GCGCTTTACGAGCTGGTGAAATGCAATTTCAATGCAGAGGAGGCTCTGCGGAGACTGCGGTTCAATGTGAAGGTGATCCGAG ATGGGTTTTGTGCTTGGAGCGAAGAGGAGTGCAGGAACTTTGAGCATGGCTTCCGAGTGCACGGGAAGAACTTCCACCTGATCCAGGCCAACAAG GTGCGCACCCGGTCCGTGGGCGAGTGTGTGGAGTACTACTACCTGTGGAAGAAGTCTGAGCGCTACGACTACTTCTCCCAGCAGACGAGGCTGGGCCGGAGGAAATATGGCCCGTCGGGAGCCAC GGATGCAGACCAGGACCTGGACGGCAGTGACCCCGACGGCACTGGTCGCCCCCGCTCGTCgccgcccctgccccctgctgctGACAGCCTGGGCTCTGAGCAGGACCCCTTGGCACGGATGCACACAG AGCCGCTGAGTGTAGACAGCGCGGCCGGCAGTCTCAGTGAGCCTGGGGAGAGCTCCGACAGCCTCCCGTCCTCGGAGCCGGGGCCTTGTCCGTTCCAGCAGCTGGACACGCTCCCAGCCGTGCCCCTGCCCAGGCGGCCCCCTGCCCTGGCCGAGCCAGCCTTCTACCCCCCGGCCACAGCCCCTCCAGAGCCCGGCAGCAGCCCGAGACTAGCTGTGGACTTGACCCTGCCCGGGGCCCTCCCCGAGGAGCTGCCTCTCATCTCCAGCCGTGTGGATGTGAACGGAGAGCCTGAGGAGGCCGTGGCTCCGGCACAAGTGGCCTTGTCGGTCACCGAGTTTGGACTCATCGGCATTGGGGATGTGAATCCCTTCCTGGCTGCCCACCCAGCGTGCCCAGCCCCCGGGCTGCACTCGGAGCCCCTGTCACA GTAA
- the PLPP2 gene encoding phospholipid phosphatase 2 isoform X2, giving the protein MERRWVFVLLDVLCVLVASLPFAILTLVNAPYKRGFYCGDDSIRYPYRPDTITHGLMAGVTVTATIILVSAGEAYLVYTDRLYSRSDFNNYVAAVYKVLGTFLFGAAVSQSLTDLAKYMIGRLRPNFLAVCDPDWSRVNCSIYVQVERVCRGNPTDVTESRLSFYSGHSSFGMYCMMFLALYVQARLCWKWARLLRPTVQFFLLAFALYVGYTRVSDHKHHWSDVLVGLLQGALVAILTVRYISDFFKSRPPQRCLEEEELGRKPSLALTLTLGEADRNHYGYPVSSS; this is encoded by the exons atgGAGCGGAGGTGGGTCTTCGTACTGCTCGACGTGCTGTGCGTGCTGGTCG cctctctgCCTTTTGCCATCCTGACGCTTGTGAACGCCCCATATAAGCGAGGGTTCTACTGTGGAGATGACTCCATCCGATACCCCTACCGTCCAGACACCATCACACATGGGCTCATGGCTGGGGTCACCGTCACGGCCACCATCATCCTT GTCTCAGCCGGGGAGGCCTACCTGGTGTACACAGACCGCCTCTATTCCCGCTCCGACTTCAACAACTATGTGGCCGCCGTCTACAAGGTGCTGGGCACCTTCCTGTTTGGGGCTGCCGTGAGTCAGTCGCTGACAGACCTGGCCAAGTACATGATCGGCCGCCTGCGGCCCAACTTCCTGGCGGTGTGTGACCCTGATTGGAGTCGCGTCAACTGCTCCATCTACGTGCAGGTGGAGAGGGTGTGCAGGGGAAACCCCACCGACGTCACCGAGTCCAG GCTGTCTTTCTATTCCGGACACTCCTCCTTCGGGATGTACTGCATGATGTTCTTGGCG CTGTACGTGCAGGCGCGGCTCTGCTGGAAGTGGGCGAGGCTCCTGCGGCCCACGGTGCAGTTCTTCCTGCTGGCCTTCGCACTCTACGTTGGCTACACCCGCGTGTCTGACCACAAGcaccactggagtgatgtcctcGTTGGCCTCCTGCAGGGGGCGCTCGTGGCCATCCTCACC GTTCGCTACATCTCTGACTTCTTCAAGTCCCGGCCTCCACAGcgctgcctggaggaggaggagctgggacGGAAGCCCAGCCTGGCACTGACGCTGACCCTGGGTGAGGCTGACCGCAACCACTATGGGTACCCGGTCTCCTCCTCCTGA
- the MIER2 gene encoding mesoderm induction early response protein 2 isoform X2, producing MAEASSLERQSPGVASCLAHSLCPGEPSLQTAAVVSMGSADHQFNLVEILSQNYGIREQCEQAAGDPEKPEGELEKDFIAQSSDMPLDELLALYGYEASDPISERESEGSDSAANLPDMTLDKEQIAKDLLSGEEEEETQSSADDLTPSVTSHEASDLFPNRSGSCFLANADKEPSSSTSSDTEEDPLPANKCKKEIMVGPQFQADLSSLQLDRHVYENDDQLLWDPNILPEREVEEFLYRAVKRRWHEMAGSQLPEGESVKDSEQALYELVKCNFNAEEALRRLRFNVKVIRDGFCAWSEEECRNFEHGFRVHGKNFHLIQANKVRTRSVGECVEYYYLWKKSERYDYFSQQTRLGRRKYGPSGATDADQDLDGSDPDGTGRPRSSPPLPPAADSLGSEQDPLARMHTEPLSVDSAAGSLSEPGESSDSLPSSEPGPCPFQQLDTLPAVPLPRRPPALAEPAFYPPATAPPEPGSSPRLAVDLTLPGALPEELPLISSRVDVNGEPEEAVAPAQVALSVTEFGLIGIGDVNPFLAAHPACPAPGLHSEPLSHCNVMTC from the exons GCCTCCTCACTGGAAAGGCAGAGCCCTGGCGTGGCCTCCTGCCTCGCTCACAGCCTGTGCCCGGGGGAGCCCAGCTTGCAGACCGCAGCAG TGGTGTCCATGGGCTCTGCAGACCATCAGTTCAACCTCGTAGAGATCCTGTCCCAGAACTACGGCATCCGGGAGCAGTGCGAGCAGGCCGCGGGAGACCCAGAGAAGCCCgagggggagctggagaaggaCTTCATTGCCCAG AGCAGCGACATGCCCCTCGATGAGCTGCTGGCCCTCTATGGTTATGAGGCGTCAGACCCCATCTCGGAGCGGGAGAGCGAGGGCAGTGACAGCGCAGCCAACCTCCCGGACATGACCCTGGACAAG GAACAAATAGCGAAGGATTTGCTttcaggggaagaagaggaagagacacagtCGTCAGCCGATGACCTGACCCCGTCTGTGACCTCCCATGAGGCCTCTGACCTTTTTCCTAACCGGAGTGGAT CCTGCTTCCTGGCTAATGCAGACAAAGAGCCTAGCTCCTCCACCTCTTCCGACACAGAGGAGGACCCTCTTCCTGCCAACAAATGTAAGAAG GAGATCATGGTTGGGCCTCAGTTCCAAGCCGACCTCAGCAGCCTGCAGTTGGACCGCCATG TCTATGAGAATGACGACCAGCTGCTCTGGGACCCCAACATCCTCCCCGAGAGGGAGGTGGAGGAGTTCCTGTACCGGGCAGTGAAACGGAGGTGGCACGAGATGGCTGGGTCGCAGCTCCCGGAGGGAGAATCAGTGAAAGACAGTGAGCAG GCGCTTTACGAGCTGGTGAAATGCAATTTCAATGCAGAGGAGGCTCTGCGGAGACTGCGGTTCAATGTGAAGGTGATCCGAG ATGGGTTTTGTGCTTGGAGCGAAGAGGAGTGCAGGAACTTTGAGCATGGCTTCCGAGTGCACGGGAAGAACTTCCACCTGATCCAGGCCAACAAG GTGCGCACCCGGTCCGTGGGCGAGTGTGTGGAGTACTACTACCTGTGGAAGAAGTCTGAGCGCTACGACTACTTCTCCCAGCAGACGAGGCTGGGCCGGAGGAAATATGGCCCGTCGGGAGCCAC GGATGCAGACCAGGACCTGGACGGCAGTGACCCCGACGGCACTGGTCGCCCCCGCTCGTCgccgcccctgccccctgctgctGACAGCCTGGGCTCTGAGCAGGACCCCTTGGCACGGATGCACACAG AGCCGCTGAGTGTAGACAGCGCGGCCGGCAGTCTCAGTGAGCCTGGGGAGAGCTCCGACAGCCTCCCGTCCTCGGAGCCGGGGCCTTGTCCGTTCCAGCAGCTGGACACGCTCCCAGCCGTGCCCCTGCCCAGGCGGCCCCCTGCCCTGGCCGAGCCAGCCTTCTACCCCCCGGCCACAGCCCCTCCAGAGCCCGGCAGCAGCCCGAGACTAGCTGTGGACTTGACCCTGCCCGGGGCCCTCCCCGAGGAGCTGCCTCTCATCTCCAGCCGTGTGGATGTGAACGGAGAGCCTGAGGAGGCCGTGGCTCCGGCACAAGTGGCCTTGTCGGTCACCGAGTTTGGACTCATCGGCATTGGGGATGTGAATCCCTTCCTGGCTGCCCACCCAGCGTGCCCAGCCCCCGGGCTGCACTCGGAGCCCCTGTCACA CTGTAACGTGATGACCTGTTGA
- the MIER2 gene encoding mesoderm induction early response protein 2 isoform X1, with protein sequence MAEASSLERQSPGVASCLAHSLCPGEPSLQTAAVVSMGSADHQFNLVEILSQNYGIREQCEQAAGDPEKPEGELEKDFIAQSSDMPLDELLALYGYEASDPISERESEGSDSAANLPDMTLDKEQIAKDLLSGEEEEETQSSADDLTPSVTSHEASDLFPNRSGSCFLANADKEPSSSTSSDTEEDPLPANKCKKEIMVGPQFQADLSSLQLDRHGEKLYENDDQLLWDPNILPEREVEEFLYRAVKRRWHEMAGSQLPEGESVKDSEQALYELVKCNFNAEEALRRLRFNVKVIRDGFCAWSEEECRNFEHGFRVHGKNFHLIQANKVRTRSVGECVEYYYLWKKSERYDYFSQQTRLGRRKYGPSGATDADQDLDGSDPDGTGRPRSSPPLPPAADSLGSEQDPLARMHTEPLSVDSAAGSLSEPGESSDSLPSSEPGPCPFQQLDTLPAVPLPRRPPALAEPAFYPPATAPPEPGSSPRLAVDLTLPGALPEELPLISSRVDVNGEPEEAVAPAQVALSVTEFGLIGIGDVNPFLAAHPACPAPGLHSEPLSHCNVMTC encoded by the exons GCCTCCTCACTGGAAAGGCAGAGCCCTGGCGTGGCCTCCTGCCTCGCTCACAGCCTGTGCCCGGGGGAGCCCAGCTTGCAGACCGCAGCAG TGGTGTCCATGGGCTCTGCAGACCATCAGTTCAACCTCGTAGAGATCCTGTCCCAGAACTACGGCATCCGGGAGCAGTGCGAGCAGGCCGCGGGAGACCCAGAGAAGCCCgagggggagctggagaaggaCTTCATTGCCCAG AGCAGCGACATGCCCCTCGATGAGCTGCTGGCCCTCTATGGTTATGAGGCGTCAGACCCCATCTCGGAGCGGGAGAGCGAGGGCAGTGACAGCGCAGCCAACCTCCCGGACATGACCCTGGACAAG GAACAAATAGCGAAGGATTTGCTttcaggggaagaagaggaagagacacagtCGTCAGCCGATGACCTGACCCCGTCTGTGACCTCCCATGAGGCCTCTGACCTTTTTCCTAACCGGAGTGGAT CCTGCTTCCTGGCTAATGCAGACAAAGAGCCTAGCTCCTCCACCTCTTCCGACACAGAGGAGGACCCTCTTCCTGCCAACAAATGTAAGAAG GAGATCATGGTTGGGCCTCAGTTCCAAGCCGACCTCAGCAGCCTGCAGTTGGACCGCCATGGTGAGAAAC TCTATGAGAATGACGACCAGCTGCTCTGGGACCCCAACATCCTCCCCGAGAGGGAGGTGGAGGAGTTCCTGTACCGGGCAGTGAAACGGAGGTGGCACGAGATGGCTGGGTCGCAGCTCCCGGAGGGAGAATCAGTGAAAGACAGTGAGCAG GCGCTTTACGAGCTGGTGAAATGCAATTTCAATGCAGAGGAGGCTCTGCGGAGACTGCGGTTCAATGTGAAGGTGATCCGAG ATGGGTTTTGTGCTTGGAGCGAAGAGGAGTGCAGGAACTTTGAGCATGGCTTCCGAGTGCACGGGAAGAACTTCCACCTGATCCAGGCCAACAAG GTGCGCACCCGGTCCGTGGGCGAGTGTGTGGAGTACTACTACCTGTGGAAGAAGTCTGAGCGCTACGACTACTTCTCCCAGCAGACGAGGCTGGGCCGGAGGAAATATGGCCCGTCGGGAGCCAC GGATGCAGACCAGGACCTGGACGGCAGTGACCCCGACGGCACTGGTCGCCCCCGCTCGTCgccgcccctgccccctgctgctGACAGCCTGGGCTCTGAGCAGGACCCCTTGGCACGGATGCACACAG AGCCGCTGAGTGTAGACAGCGCGGCCGGCAGTCTCAGTGAGCCTGGGGAGAGCTCCGACAGCCTCCCGTCCTCGGAGCCGGGGCCTTGTCCGTTCCAGCAGCTGGACACGCTCCCAGCCGTGCCCCTGCCCAGGCGGCCCCCTGCCCTGGCCGAGCCAGCCTTCTACCCCCCGGCCACAGCCCCTCCAGAGCCCGGCAGCAGCCCGAGACTAGCTGTGGACTTGACCCTGCCCGGGGCCCTCCCCGAGGAGCTGCCTCTCATCTCCAGCCGTGTGGATGTGAACGGAGAGCCTGAGGAGGCCGTGGCTCCGGCACAAGTGGCCTTGTCGGTCACCGAGTTTGGACTCATCGGCATTGGGGATGTGAATCCCTTCCTGGCTGCCCACCCAGCGTGCCCAGCCCCCGGGCTGCACTCGGAGCCCCTGTCACA CTGTAACGTGATGACCTGTTGA
- the PLPP2 gene encoding phospholipid phosphatase 2 isoform X1 — translation MERRWVFVLLDVLCVLVGKSRATRVLGEDPAPRRYTPRAPEASLPFAILTLVNAPYKRGFYCGDDSIRYPYRPDTITHGLMAGVTVTATIILVSAGEAYLVYTDRLYSRSDFNNYVAAVYKVLGTFLFGAAVSQSLTDLAKYMIGRLRPNFLAVCDPDWSRVNCSIYVQVERVCRGNPTDVTESRLSFYSGHSSFGMYCMMFLALYVQARLCWKWARLLRPTVQFFLLAFALYVGYTRVSDHKHHWSDVLVGLLQGALVAILTVRYISDFFKSRPPQRCLEEEELGRKPSLALTLTLGEADRNHYGYPVSSS, via the exons atgGAGCGGAGGTGGGTCTTCGTACTGCTCGACGTGCTGTGCGTGCTGGTCGGTAAGAGCCGCGCGACCCGTGTGTTGGGGGAGGACCCCGCCCCCCGGCGGTACACGCCCCGGGCCCCCGAAG cctctctgCCTTTTGCCATCCTGACGCTTGTGAACGCCCCATATAAGCGAGGGTTCTACTGTGGAGATGACTCCATCCGATACCCCTACCGTCCAGACACCATCACACATGGGCTCATGGCTGGGGTCACCGTCACGGCCACCATCATCCTT GTCTCAGCCGGGGAGGCCTACCTGGTGTACACAGACCGCCTCTATTCCCGCTCCGACTTCAACAACTATGTGGCCGCCGTCTACAAGGTGCTGGGCACCTTCCTGTTTGGGGCTGCCGTGAGTCAGTCGCTGACAGACCTGGCCAAGTACATGATCGGCCGCCTGCGGCCCAACTTCCTGGCGGTGTGTGACCCTGATTGGAGTCGCGTCAACTGCTCCATCTACGTGCAGGTGGAGAGGGTGTGCAGGGGAAACCCCACCGACGTCACCGAGTCCAG GCTGTCTTTCTATTCCGGACACTCCTCCTTCGGGATGTACTGCATGATGTTCTTGGCG CTGTACGTGCAGGCGCGGCTCTGCTGGAAGTGGGCGAGGCTCCTGCGGCCCACGGTGCAGTTCTTCCTGCTGGCCTTCGCACTCTACGTTGGCTACACCCGCGTGTCTGACCACAAGcaccactggagtgatgtcctcGTTGGCCTCCTGCAGGGGGCGCTCGTGGCCATCCTCACC GTTCGCTACATCTCTGACTTCTTCAAGTCCCGGCCTCCACAGcgctgcctggaggaggaggagctgggacGGAAGCCCAGCCTGGCACTGACGCTGACCCTGGGTGAGGCTGACCGCAACCACTATGGGTACCCGGTCTCCTCCTCCTGA
- the MIER2 gene encoding mesoderm induction early response protein 2 isoform X4 — protein sequence MGSADHQFNLVEILSQNYGIREQCEQAAGDPEKPEGELEKDFIAQSSDMPLDELLALYGYEASDPISERESEGSDSAANLPDMTLDKEQIAKDLLSGEEEEETQSSADDLTPSVTSHEASDLFPNRSGSCFLANADKEPSSSTSSDTEEDPLPANKCKKEIMVGPQFQADLSSLQLDRHGEKLYENDDQLLWDPNILPEREVEEFLYRAVKRRWHEMAGSQLPEGESVKDSEQALYELVKCNFNAEEALRRLRFNVKVIRDGFCAWSEEECRNFEHGFRVHGKNFHLIQANKVRTRSVGECVEYYYLWKKSERYDYFSQQTRLGRRKYGPSGATDADQDLDGSDPDGTGRPRSSPPLPPAADSLGSEQDPLARMHTEPLSVDSAAGSLSEPGESSDSLPSSEPGPCPFQQLDTLPAVPLPRRPPALAEPAFYPPATAPPEPGSSPRLAVDLTLPGALPEELPLISSRVDVNGEPEEAVAPAQVALSVTEFGLIGIGDVNPFLAAHPACPAPGLHSEPLSHCNVMTC from the exons ATGGGCTCTGCAGACCATCAGTTCAACCTCGTAGAGATCCTGTCCCAGAACTACGGCATCCGGGAGCAGTGCGAGCAGGCCGCGGGAGACCCAGAGAAGCCCgagggggagctggagaaggaCTTCATTGCCCAG AGCAGCGACATGCCCCTCGATGAGCTGCTGGCCCTCTATGGTTATGAGGCGTCAGACCCCATCTCGGAGCGGGAGAGCGAGGGCAGTGACAGCGCAGCCAACCTCCCGGACATGACCCTGGACAAG GAACAAATAGCGAAGGATTTGCTttcaggggaagaagaggaagagacacagtCGTCAGCCGATGACCTGACCCCGTCTGTGACCTCCCATGAGGCCTCTGACCTTTTTCCTAACCGGAGTGGAT CCTGCTTCCTGGCTAATGCAGACAAAGAGCCTAGCTCCTCCACCTCTTCCGACACAGAGGAGGACCCTCTTCCTGCCAACAAATGTAAGAAG GAGATCATGGTTGGGCCTCAGTTCCAAGCCGACCTCAGCAGCCTGCAGTTGGACCGCCATGGTGAGAAAC TCTATGAGAATGACGACCAGCTGCTCTGGGACCCCAACATCCTCCCCGAGAGGGAGGTGGAGGAGTTCCTGTACCGGGCAGTGAAACGGAGGTGGCACGAGATGGCTGGGTCGCAGCTCCCGGAGGGAGAATCAGTGAAAGACAGTGAGCAG GCGCTTTACGAGCTGGTGAAATGCAATTTCAATGCAGAGGAGGCTCTGCGGAGACTGCGGTTCAATGTGAAGGTGATCCGAG ATGGGTTTTGTGCTTGGAGCGAAGAGGAGTGCAGGAACTTTGAGCATGGCTTCCGAGTGCACGGGAAGAACTTCCACCTGATCCAGGCCAACAAG GTGCGCACCCGGTCCGTGGGCGAGTGTGTGGAGTACTACTACCTGTGGAAGAAGTCTGAGCGCTACGACTACTTCTCCCAGCAGACGAGGCTGGGCCGGAGGAAATATGGCCCGTCGGGAGCCAC GGATGCAGACCAGGACCTGGACGGCAGTGACCCCGACGGCACTGGTCGCCCCCGCTCGTCgccgcccctgccccctgctgctGACAGCCTGGGCTCTGAGCAGGACCCCTTGGCACGGATGCACACAG AGCCGCTGAGTGTAGACAGCGCGGCCGGCAGTCTCAGTGAGCCTGGGGAGAGCTCCGACAGCCTCCCGTCCTCGGAGCCGGGGCCTTGTCCGTTCCAGCAGCTGGACACGCTCCCAGCCGTGCCCCTGCCCAGGCGGCCCCCTGCCCTGGCCGAGCCAGCCTTCTACCCCCCGGCCACAGCCCCTCCAGAGCCCGGCAGCAGCCCGAGACTAGCTGTGGACTTGACCCTGCCCGGGGCCCTCCCCGAGGAGCTGCCTCTCATCTCCAGCCGTGTGGATGTGAACGGAGAGCCTGAGGAGGCCGTGGCTCCGGCACAAGTGGCCTTGTCGGTCACCGAGTTTGGACTCATCGGCATTGGGGATGTGAATCCCTTCCTGGCTGCCCACCCAGCGTGCCCAGCCCCCGGGCTGCACTCGGAGCCCCTGTCACA CTGTAACGTGATGACCTGTTGA